A single region of the Sorghum bicolor cultivar BTx623 chromosome 9, Sorghum_bicolor_NCBIv3, whole genome shotgun sequence genome encodes:
- the LOC8066758 gene encoding flavin mononucleotide hydrolase 1, chloroplatic, giving the protein MLKKMKSVSKALKNMGTRSSSRLSSHQSEMSIDLTPLQAPSSSSGTRVKVLVKTGDLGLKIRREKEVLQQLKNREFIHTPTLDPILLTEISMDTEFDLIFRMLGLVFSIFTATLVICIAVGSDIFLVLLLLSLSPSSMVSLLPRAPSLAFLAKSACSSQRPPAPSMSSSSTAASVAAGSKAAAGPRKLPVLLFDVMDTLVRDPFYHRIPAFFQMSMKELLESKHPTAWSEFEKGLIDENELAKKFFNDGRSFDLEGLKECMVRAYEYIDGIEDILCCLKKNNYEMHAFTNYPVWYQLIEDKLKLSKYLSWTFCSCKTGKRKPSPEFYLQALDQLNVDPASCIFIDDRMLNVEAALSVGMIGLQFKSAKALQEDLCALGVELPPLVCEGEAQVQ; this is encoded by the exons atgttgaagaagatgaagagtGTGAGcaaggccctcaagaacatgggtacgaggagttcatcccgactctCCTCGCACCAATCAGAGATGAGCATCGACCTGACGCCCctgcaagctccatcatcttcgtcTGGTACACGAGTCAAGGTTCTCGTCAAGACAGGAGACCTTGGATTGAAGATCCGCAGGGAGAAGGAAGTTCTCCAGCAGCTGAAGAACAGGGagttcattcacacccccactctcgATCCTATCCTGCTGACAGAAATAAGTATGGATACCGAATTTGACTTGATTTTCCggatg ttaggccttgttttctCAATTTTCACGGCAaccctagtcatttgcatcgcCGTCGGATCGGATATTTTTCTGGTTCTACTACTCCTTTCTCTGTCGCCTTCATCCATGGTCTCGCTGCTCCCTCGTGCTCCCTCCCTCGCCTTCCTCGCTAAGTCCGCCTGCTCCTCGCAGCGGCCGCCTGCTCCCTCCATGTCGTCGTCCTCTACCGCCGCTTCCGTGGCCGCCGGGTCTAAGGCGGCAGCCGGGCCGAGGAAGCTGCCCGTGCTGCTGTTCGACGTCATGGACACCCTCGTCCGGGACCCGTTCTACCACCGCATCCCCGCCTTCTTTCA AATGTCCATGAAGGAACTACTAGAAAGCAAGCATCCAACGGCTTGGTCAGAATTTGAGAAAGGACTGATCGATGAG AATGAGCTGGCCAAAAAGTTCTTCAATGATGGCAGATCGTTTGATTTGGAAG GTCTAAAAGAGTGCATGGTGAGAGCATATGAATACATTGATGGCATCGAAGATATTCTTTGCTGTTTGAAGAAAAATAATTATGAAATGCATGCTTTTACAAATTATCCAGTATG GTACCAATTAATTGAGGATAAGCTAAAGCTCTCAAAGTATTTGTCTTGGACATTTTGTTCCTGTAAAACTG GAAAGCGCAAACCTTCGCCCGAGTTTTATCTTCAAGCTTTGGATCAACTCAATGTTGATCCAGCAAGCTGCATTTTTATTGATGATAG GATGTTAAACGTTGAAGCAGCTCTTAGTGTAGGAATGATTGGGTTGCAGTTTAAGAGTGCTAAGGCACTACAGGAGGACCTGTGTGCTCTGGGAGTTGAATTACCTCCTCTTGTTTGCGAAGGTGAAGCACAAGTACAATAA